From Etheostoma cragini isolate CJK2018 chromosome 10, CSU_Ecrag_1.0, whole genome shotgun sequence, the proteins below share one genomic window:
- the cnot6a gene encoding CCR4-NOT transcription complex subunit 6a translates to MPKEKYDPPDPRRMYTIMSSEEAANGKKSYWAELEISGRVRSLSTALWSLTHLTALHISDNSLSRIPPDIAKLHNLVYLDLSSNKIRTLPAELGNMVSLRELLLNNNQLRVLPFELGKLFQLQTLGLKGNPLAQEIMSLYQEPDGTRRLLNYLLDNLAGAIKRIPTEQPPARSWISLQEPDRTRASALFSVMCYNVLCDKYATRQLYGYCPSWALNWEYRKKSIMQEIMGCNADIISLQEVETEQYYNFFLPELKEQGYDGFFSPKSRARTMSESDRKHVDGCAVFYRTEKFSAVQKHTVEFNQLAMANSEGSEAMLNRVMTKDNIGVAVLLEVRKEMMEASSGKSLHGMEKQLLLVANAHMHWDPEYSDVKLVQTMMFLSEVKNIVDKATRSLKLSSVSGETNAIPLVLCADLNSLPDSGVVEYLSTGGVDCTHKDFKELRYSDSLTKFNCNGKSSMSNGRITHGFKLKSAYENGLMPYTNYTFDFKGVIDYIFYSKPHLNVLGILGPLDPHWLVENNVSGCPHPHIPSDHFSLFGQLELLLPNLPPQVNGLHLPARR, encoded by the exons ATGCCCAAGGAAAAATATGACCCGCCGGATCCCAGGCGGATGTACACAATTATGTCTAGCGAAGAAGCAGCCAACGGGAAGAAATCATACTGGGCTGAGCTTGAAATCAGCG GCCGAGTAAGGAGTCTCAGCACAGCCCTGTGGTCTCTCACCCACCTCACTGCCCTGCACATCAGTGACAACTCATTGTCACGCATCCCGCCAGACATTGCCAAACTACACAACCTAGTGTACCTGGATCTCTCATCCAATAAGATCAGGACCCTGCCGGCAGAGCTCGGCAACATGGTCTCTCTCAG GGAACTGCTTTTAAATAACAACCAGTTGCGGGTTCTGCCATTTGAATTGGGGAAACTGTTTCAGTTACAAACACTGGGGTTGAAAG GAAACCCACTTGCACAAGAAATTATGAGCCTCTACCAGGAACCTGATGGCACGCGGAGACTGCTCAACTACTTATTAGACAATCTGGCAGGGGCTATCAAGCGCA TACCAACAGAGCAGCCTCCAGCACGGTCGTGGATCTCACTCCAAGAACCAGACCGAACACGGGCCTCAG CCCTGTTCTCTGTTATGTGCTACAATGTGCTGTGTGATAAATATGCCACACGACAGCTATATGGCTATTGCCCTTCTTGGGCTCTAAACTGGGAGTACAGGAAGAAATCCATCATGCAGGAGATAATGGGCTGCAACGCAGACATCATCAGTTTGCAG GAAGTTGAGACGGAGCAGTACTACAATTTTTTCTTGCCTGAGTTGAAGGAGCAGGGATACGACGGTTTCTTCAGTCCAAAGTCACGAGCCAGGACCATGTCCGAGTCGGACCGTAAACATGTGGACGGTTGTGCAGTTTTCTACAGGACGGAAAA GTTCAGTGCAGTGCAGAAGCACACAGTGGAGTTCAACCAGCTGGCCATGGCTAACTCCGAGGGCTCGGAAGCTATGCTGAACAGGGTAATGACCAAGGACAACATTGGGGTAGCTGTACTGCTTGAGGTTCGCAAAGAGATGATGGAGGCCTCAT CTGGAAAGTCACTCCATGGCATGGAGAAGCAACTGCTCCTGGTAGCCAATGCCCACATGCACTGGGACCCAGAGTACTCTGACGTTAAGCTGGTCCAGACCATGATGTTCCTGTCAGAGGTGAAGAACATAGTGGACAAGGCCACACGCAGCCTCAAgttgtcctctgtctctggtGAGACCAATGCCATTCCACTGGTGCTGTGTGCCGACCTCAACTCCTTGCCTGACTCTG GCGTAGTGGAGTACCTGAGTACTGGTGGGGTGGACTGCACCCACAAGGACTTCAAGGAGCTTCGCTATAGCGACAGCCTGACCAAATTCAACTGCAATGGCAAGAGCAGCATGTCCAACGGCAGGATCACCCATGGCTTCAAGCTGAAGAGCGCTTATGAGAACGGCCTGATGCCTTACACCAACTACACCTTCGACTTTAAG GGTGTCATCGACTATATTTTCTACTCTAAGCCTCACCTGAACGTGCTGGGTATTTTGGGCCCTCTGGACCCCCACTGGCTTGTAGAGAACAATGTCAGCGGCTGCCCGCATCCCCACATCCCCTCCGACCACTTCTCCCTCTTCGGCCAGCTGGAGCTGCTCCTGCCCAACTTGCCCCCACAGGTCAATGGGCTCCATCTGCCTGCACGCAGGTAG